The Lacipirellula parvula genome window below encodes:
- a CDS encoding cold-shock protein — translation MSQDTIKKLTDKGFGFIQGDRGDIFFHSSSVEGAGFDSLYEGQAVQYNEGMEPKGKRAENVRVS, via the coding sequence GTGTCGCAAGATACTATTAAGAAATTGACTGACAAAGGCTTTGGCTTCATTCAAGGCGACCGTGGAGATATATTCTTCCACTCGTCCTCGGTTGAAGGGGCTGGTTTCGACAGCCTCTATGAAGGCCAAGCCGTGCAATACAACGAAGGCATGGAGCCCAAGGGGAAGCGGGCTGAGAATGTCCGCGTGAGCTAA
- a CDS encoding sensor histidine kinase, whose protein sequence is MGRVGSGFDLDEVVSEYRALRASVLRLWRDSVPASDLNDIDDITRFGESIDQSLAKAVSSYAHRVDQSRHMFLAILGHDLRNPLNSISLSAQVASAQTGGDTYATQAFNQIERSVEAIVRLVRDLLDFAGTGLGGRMPLVMGPVNLEALAREVVAELQAANPNRRSHIDARGDASCACDGARMRQVLSNLVGNSLQHGAEDTPVELRLLPGESDIILAVSNQGNPIPPDILPTIFDPLVRDISMDATRGRREGSIGLGLFIVHEIITSHGGSVDVSSDKSRTVFTIRMPRQLPEQ, encoded by the coding sequence GTGGGTCGAGTCGGCTCCGGTTTCGATCTCGATGAAGTCGTTTCAGAGTATAGGGCGCTTCGCGCCAGCGTGCTGCGACTCTGGCGTGATAGTGTCCCTGCGTCAGACCTGAACGACATAGACGACATCACTCGATTTGGTGAGTCGATCGATCAGTCGCTCGCCAAGGCCGTGTCGAGTTACGCTCACCGCGTTGATCAGTCTCGGCACATGTTCTTAGCTATTCTAGGCCACGATCTCCGCAATCCGCTGAACAGCATTAGCCTCTCAGCACAGGTTGCGTCAGCCCAGACTGGCGGCGATACCTATGCCACTCAAGCATTCAACCAGATCGAACGCAGCGTTGAGGCGATCGTACGGCTCGTCCGCGATCTGTTGGACTTCGCTGGAACGGGCCTTGGCGGACGAATGCCGCTAGTCATGGGGCCGGTGAACCTAGAGGCGCTGGCGCGGGAGGTTGTTGCCGAATTGCAGGCAGCTAATCCCAACCGAAGATCACACATTGATGCCCGCGGCGATGCGTCTTGTGCGTGTGACGGCGCCCGCATGCGCCAGGTTCTATCCAATCTTGTCGGTAATTCCCTTCAACATGGGGCCGAGGACACGCCCGTGGAACTTCGGCTACTCCCAGGGGAGTCGGATATCATATTGGCCGTGAGTAACCAAGGAAATCCCATTCCACCGGATATCCTGCCAACTATCTTTGATCCGCTGGTGCGTGACATTTCCATGGATGCGACGCGAGGACGCCGCGAAGGCAGCATCGGGCTCGGTCTCTTCATCGTTCACGAAATTATTACCTCGCACGGAGGCTCCGTCGACGTGTCATCCGACAAGTCCCGCACTGTCTTCACGATCCGCATGCCGCGCCAACTGCCCGAGCAGTAA